Proteins from a genomic interval of Rhodoferax koreense:
- a CDS encoding IS3 family transposase (programmed frameshift) — protein MSDKQVRAQYTREYKLEAVRQVKGGQSIAATAKVLGIPKASLSNWVRRGAKGDVGGVGDRPASVTPEQMELARLRAEVARLRMERDIGKKSRGVLRAGHAARYAWIYQMRNQYPVSISCEVLEVSASGYFVWQRRRDAARPGPAGRHSDEALLAHMRAIHIEVKQEYGWPRMHKELLARGIRVGKERVRHLMQQHGIKAKTKRKFVVTTDSRHSLPVAPDLVQRRFNPEAPNRLWSGDITYIATDEGWLYLAGVIDLFSRQVVGWSMQAHMQASLVKDALTMAWFRRRPEAGLIFHSDRGSQYCSHEFQDTLRVWEMRSSMSRKGNCWDNAPTESFWGRLKTASLYGRKFATRREAMDAVLDWMAFYNHRRLHSTLGYLSPMQYEQRWYEAQRKKAA, from the exons ATGTCAGACAAGCAAGTTCGAGCGCAGTACACGCGGGAATACAAATTGGAGGCGGTGCGTCAGGTCAAGGGTGGGCAATCCATTGCTGCCACAGCCAAGGTATTGGGTATCCCCAAGGCCAGCCTGAGCAACTGGGTACGCCGCGGCGCCAAGGGTGATGTGGGCGGTGTAGGAGACAGACCTGCATCCGTCACGCCTGAGCAAATGGAGCTGGCGCGCCTGCGTGCTGAGGTTGCCAGGCTTCGAATGGAGCGAGACATCG GCAAAAAAAGCCGCGGCGTACTTCGCGCAGGACACGCTGCGAGGTACGCCTGGATTTACCAAATGAGAAACCAGTATCCAGTGAGCATCTCCTGCGAAGTGCTGGAGGTCAGCGCCAGTGGCTATTTTGTCTGGCAGCGCCGCCGTGACGCTGCTCGCCCAGGGCCTGCTGGCCGCCATAGCGACGAAGCCTTACTGGCCCACATGCGTGCAATTCACATAGAGGTCAAGCAGGAGTACGGCTGGCCGCGTATGCACAAGGAGCTGCTTGCACGCGGGATTCGTGTCGGTAAAGAGCGGGTACGTCACCTGATGCAGCAGCACGGCATCAAAGCCAAGACCAAGCGCAAATTCGTGGTGACCACGGATAGCCGGCACAGTCTGCCGGTGGCGCCCGACCTCGTGCAGCGGCGCTTCAATCCCGAGGCGCCCAACCGGTTGTGGAGTGGCGACATCACCTACATCGCTACCGACGAGGGGTGGTTGTACCTGGCGGGCGTCATTGATTTGTTCAGCCGTCAGGTGGTGGGCTGGAGCATGCAAGCCCATATGCAAGCCAGTCTAGTCAAGGATGCGCTCACCATGGCGTGGTTCCGGCGCCGCCCTGAGGCTGGCCTCATCTTCCACAGCGACCGTGGCAGTCAATATTGCAGCCACGAATTCCAGGACACGCTACGTGTCTGGGAGATGCGCTCATCGATGAGCAGGAAGGGTAACTGCTGGGACAATGCACCGACCGAAAGCTTCTGGGGCAGATTGAAAACGGCCAGCCTGTACGGCAGGAAGTTCGCTACCCGGCGTGAGGCCATGGACGCGGTGCTGGACTGGATGGCTTTCTACAATCACCGACGATTGCATTCGACGCTGGGATACCTCAGCCCGATGCAATATGAGCAACGCTGGTACGAGGCACAGCGTAAAAAGGCCGCGTAA
- a CDS encoding TetR/AcrR family transcriptional regulator, which yields MIIVMRKTNHNVRTAAKEASHERIVSAAARAIRRSGYDGTGVADIMKEAGLTHGAFYAHFTSREAMLTEAASRACAESAAVAAEVVASVPSEQALPSMLRVYLSREHLEQVEMGCPLAALGSETPRQAPEVRRVTTRHVKEMIDLVARQSPDWGQPGAHERALVTVATMVGTLLLARAVDEPALSDSLCAAALKHLPPT from the coding sequence ATGATCATCGTCATGCGAAAGACGAACCACAACGTCAGAACTGCGGCTAAGGAAGCCTCGCACGAGCGCATCGTTTCCGCAGCTGCGCGGGCGATCCGTCGTAGCGGCTACGACGGCACCGGAGTCGCCGACATCATGAAGGAGGCCGGCCTGACCCATGGCGCCTTCTATGCTCATTTCACGTCGCGCGAAGCTATGCTCACCGAAGCAGCGAGTCGGGCGTGCGCTGAGTCAGCTGCCGTAGCGGCGGAGGTTGTCGCCAGCGTGCCTTCCGAGCAGGCTTTGCCATCCATGCTTCGCGTCTATCTCTCGCGCGAGCACCTGGAACAAGTTGAAATGGGGTGTCCCCTGGCCGCACTGGGCTCGGAGACGCCTCGCCAGGCACCCGAAGTACGCCGGGTGACCACCCGGCACGTCAAGGAAATGATCGATCTTGTCGCCCGTCAGTCGCCTGACTGGGGGCAGCCCGGTGCCCACGAACGGGCACTCGTGACCGTCGCCACTATGGTGGGCACATTGCTGCTGGCCCGTGCGGTCGACGAGCCTGCACTGTCGGACAGTCTGTGCGCGGCCGCATTGAAGCATCTACCCCCCACCTGA
- a CDS encoding GntR family transcriptional regulator has protein sequence MGISPSNSSITHSIYQVLRADLLKGRYAPDVKLKIADLGDALSVSSGVIREALSRLSAEGLVVAEPQRGFRVAPVSASEFIDLAGARVELEGICLRKAIELGNVEWESRIMSALHRLKRLSILGPAEAEDVLAVTDAHSEFHRALIDACGSDWLLRARDLLFTHSERYRWLSLLHANRERDLNSEHEELAKAVVERRPQLACELLGTHLNRTVDYLLGTDFLR, from the coding sequence ATGGGTATCTCACCAAGCAACAGCAGCATCACTCATTCGATTTATCAGGTCTTGCGCGCCGATTTGCTTAAAGGTCGGTACGCACCCGACGTTAAGTTGAAGATCGCCGATCTTGGTGATGCGCTCTCCGTGAGCTCTGGGGTCATCCGAGAGGCCTTGTCGCGGCTATCCGCGGAGGGGCTAGTTGTCGCGGAGCCGCAGCGGGGCTTCCGCGTCGCGCCCGTATCTGCTAGCGAGTTCATTGATCTCGCAGGTGCGCGAGTCGAACTGGAAGGGATTTGTCTGCGAAAGGCGATCGAATTGGGCAATGTAGAGTGGGAGAGCAGAATCATGTCTGCGCTTCACCGCCTTAAGCGTTTGTCGATTCTCGGGCCAGCCGAGGCAGAAGATGTACTGGCGGTCACTGACGCGCATTCTGAATTTCATCGCGCGCTTATCGATGCTTGCGGCAGCGACTGGCTACTTCGGGCCCGCGACCTTCTTTTCACACACAGTGAGAGATATCGATGGCTATCGTTGCTGCATGCGAACCGTGAGCGTGATCTCAACAGTGAGCATGAAGAGTTAGCGAAAGCGGTTGTTGAACGGAGGCCGCAGCTCGCGTGCGAGCTACTAGGCACCCACCTCAATCGAACAGTAGACTATCTGCTCGGTACAGACTTTCTCAGATAG
- a CDS encoding TetR/AcrR family transcriptional regulator encodes MKVTKAQAQANRAHIVETASALFRERGYDGVGVADLMAAAGFTHGGFYKHFGSKADLMAESAACGIAQTAALTAGVDTPDFVRAYVSREHRDARASGCTMAALGGDAARQPEAVRSTFVAGIESLLAELSRAGTALDGADPEQARARSLGILTHVVGAIVLSRACPDDSPLADEILTVCRDSILASVDLPGSPSAKTRASARERSAS; translated from the coding sequence ATGAAGGTCACCAAGGCACAAGCGCAGGCGAACCGGGCGCACATCGTCGAAACAGCGTCGGCGCTCTTCCGCGAGCGTGGCTACGACGGCGTGGGCGTTGCCGACCTGATGGCCGCTGCGGGCTTCACCCACGGCGGCTTCTACAAGCACTTCGGCTCCAAGGCCGATCTGATGGCGGAATCCGCAGCGTGCGGCATCGCGCAGACAGCGGCGCTGACCGCGGGAGTGGACACCCCGGATTTCGTGCGCGCCTACGTCTCGCGCGAGCATCGCGACGCCCGCGCCAGCGGTTGCACGATGGCTGCGCTGGGCGGGGACGCCGCCCGTCAGCCCGAAGCGGTCCGGTCGACGTTCGTGGCTGGCATCGAGAGCCTGCTGGCTGAGCTGAGCCGCGCGGGCACTGCATTGGATGGTGCAGATCCGGAACAGGCGCGAGCCCGGTCGCTCGGCATCCTGACCCACGTGGTGGGCGCTATCGTCCTGTCGCGCGCCTGCCCGGACGATTCGCCGCTGGCCGACGAGATCCTGACGGTGTGCCGCGATTCGATCCTCGCGTCGGTGGACCTGCCTGGGAGCCCGTCTGCGAAAACCCGCGCATCAGCGCGAGAGCGCAGCGCGAGTTGA